A genomic window from Mesorhizobium sp. 131-2-1 includes:
- the puuE gene encoding allantoinase PuuE produces MRYERDMRGYGANPPDPKWPGGAHVAVQFVVNYEEGGENCVLHGDKASEAFLSEIVGAAPWVGQRHWNMESIYEYGARAGFWRLHRLFTEAAVPVTCYGVATALARSPDQVAAMQEAGWEIASHGLKWIDYRDHSLEDERRDLEEAIRLHYEVTGARPTGWYTGRTSVNTVRLVAEEGGFDYVSDTYDDELPYWFDRDGMEKPQLVIPYTLDVNDMRFATPQGFNSGDQFFAYLKDSFDTLYAEGEAGRPRMMNIGLHCRLVGRPGRVAALKRFVDYVKSHDRVWLARRVDIARHWQETHPYLAPALRPSRMEFEAFVHAFGGVFEHSPWIAERAYELELGQAHDSAGGLHNALCRVFRAATEAERLSVLNAHPDLAGKLAKARRLTAESAREQASAGLDALTDKERELFSKLNAAYVTTFGFPFIIAVKGKSKDEILAEFERRIGNSRATEFETACKQVERIALLRLKDMLPL; encoded by the coding sequence ATGCGTTACGAACGGGACATGCGCGGTTACGGGGCCAATCCGCCGGACCCGAAATGGCCGGGCGGCGCGCATGTCGCGGTGCAGTTCGTCGTCAATTACGAGGAAGGCGGCGAGAACTGCGTGCTGCATGGCGACAAGGCCTCGGAAGCCTTCCTGTCGGAGATCGTCGGCGCCGCACCCTGGGTGGGCCAGCGCCACTGGAACATGGAATCGATCTACGAATATGGCGCGCGGGCCGGTTTCTGGCGGCTCCACCGGCTGTTCACCGAAGCTGCAGTGCCGGTGACCTGCTACGGCGTCGCCACCGCGCTGGCGCGCTCGCCGGACCAGGTGGCGGCCATGCAGGAGGCCGGCTGGGAGATCGCCTCGCACGGGCTGAAATGGATCGACTACCGCGATCATTCGCTGGAGGACGAGCGCCGCGATCTCGAGGAAGCGATCCGGCTGCACTATGAGGTGACCGGCGCGCGGCCGACCGGCTGGTACACCGGCCGCACCTCGGTCAACACGGTGCGGCTTGTCGCCGAGGAAGGCGGCTTCGACTACGTCTCCGATACCTATGACGACGAATTGCCCTACTGGTTTGACCGCGATGGCATGGAGAAGCCGCAGCTCGTCATCCCCTACACGCTCGACGTCAACGACATGCGCTTCGCGACGCCTCAGGGGTTCAATTCGGGCGACCAGTTCTTCGCCTACCTGAAGGACAGTTTCGATACGCTCTATGCCGAGGGCGAGGCCGGGCGGCCGCGCATGATGAACATCGGCCTGCATTGCCGGCTGGTCGGCCGGCCGGGCCGCGTGGCTGCGCTGAAGCGCTTCGTCGACTATGTGAAGTCGCATGACAGGGTATGGCTGGCGCGGCGCGTCGACATCGCCAGGCACTGGCAGGAGACGCACCCATACCTGGCGCCGGCGCTCAGACCTTCACGGATGGAGTTCGAGGCCTTCGTCCATGCCTTCGGCGGCGTCTTCGAGCATTCACCCTGGATCGCCGAGCGCGCCTACGAGCTGGAGCTCGGCCAGGCTCATGACAGCGCCGGCGGCCTGCACAATGCGCTCTGCCGCGTTTTCCGCGCCGCGACGGAGGCCGAGCGGCTGTCGGTGCTCAACGCCCATCCCGACCTCGCCGGCAAGCTGGCCAAGGCCAGGCGGCTGACGGCGGAATCTGCCAGGGAGCAGGCATCCGCCGGGCTCGACGCGCTGACCGACAAGGAGCGCGAGCTGTTCTCAAAGCTCAACGCCGCTTACGTCACCACCTTCGGCTTCCCCTTCATCATAGCGGTCAAGGGCAAGAGCAAGGACGAGATCCTGGCGGAGTTCGAACGGCGCATCGGCAATAGCCGCGCAACCGAATTCGAAACCGCCTGCAAACAGGTCGAGCGCATCGCGCTGCTTCGGCTGAAGGACATGCTGCCGCTTTAG
- the uraH gene encoding hydroxyisourate hydrolase: MAETSKADGGRLTTHVLDTATGRPAKGLSIELFHIERQTRTHLKTVVTNDDGRCDAPLLAGADFHTGEYELVFAAGDYLRRQGTSLPEPAFLDIVPIRFGMAEERHYHVPLLISPYGYSTYRGS; this comes from the coding sequence GTGGCAGAAACGTCGAAAGCCGATGGCGGGCGTCTGACGACGCATGTGCTGGATACGGCCACCGGCAGGCCGGCCAAGGGCCTGTCGATCGAGCTTTTCCACATCGAGCGCCAGACGCGCACGCATCTGAAGACGGTGGTCACCAACGATGACGGCCGCTGTGACGCGCCGCTGCTTGCCGGCGCCGACTTCCACACCGGCGAATACGAGCTGGTGTTCGCCGCCGGCGACTATCTGCGCCGGCAAGGGACGAGCCTGCCGGAGCCGGCCTTCCTCGATATCGTGCCGATCCGCTTCGGCATGGCGGAAGAGCGCCACTACCATGTGCCGCTGCTGATCTCGCCCTATGGCTATTCGACCTATCGGGGGAGCTGA
- the xdhA gene encoding xanthine dehydrogenase small subunit has translation MAKVKTRNEIRFILNGEDVALADVAPDATLLDWLRLNRTLRGTKEGCAEGDCGACTVLVGRLSAGRLVYEGVNACIRFLGSLDGTHVVTVEHLRGEGENLHPVQQAMVDFHGSQCGFCTPGFVMSLYALWMRSPEPSDAAIEKALQGNLCRCTGYEAIMRAARAISSYGKAAKDPLAAERKAITARLAAMKDGARVEIGSGKARLIVPANADDLAKVLDNEPGATLVAGSTDVGLWVTKHMRDIAPAVFIGNLDGLCAISEDKGVISIGAGVTYSEAFAMLSKRIPALGPLFDRIGGEQVRNMGTIGGNIANGSPIGDTPPPLIALGARLTLRKGKKRRSIPLETFFIAYGKQDRRPGEFVEAVHVPVPAKATKFAVYKITKRRDEDITAALGAFHLALAKDGTVADIRIAYGGMAATPKRAFAVEKALLGKPWTEDTVEAAMAEYARDFTPLTDMRASAEYRALAAKNLLLRFFVETTGAKAPFQVSRYEAA, from the coding sequence ATGGCCAAGGTCAAGACCCGCAACGAAATCCGCTTCATCCTCAATGGCGAGGACGTCGCGCTGGCCGATGTTGCGCCCGATGCGACCCTGCTCGACTGGCTGCGGCTGAACCGGACGCTGCGCGGCACCAAGGAAGGCTGCGCCGAGGGCGACTGCGGCGCCTGCACGGTGCTCGTCGGCAGGCTATCCGCCGGCAGGCTGGTCTATGAAGGCGTCAACGCCTGCATCCGCTTCCTCGGCTCGCTTGATGGCACGCATGTCGTCACCGTCGAGCATCTGCGCGGCGAAGGCGAAAATCTGCATCCGGTGCAGCAGGCGATGGTCGATTTCCACGGCTCGCAATGCGGTTTCTGCACGCCGGGCTTCGTCATGTCGCTCTACGCCCTCTGGATGCGCTCGCCCGAACCGTCGGACGCGGCAATCGAAAAGGCGCTGCAAGGCAATCTCTGCCGCTGCACCGGCTATGAGGCGATCATGCGCGCGGCGCGGGCCATTTCCAGCTACGGCAAGGCGGCGAAGGACCCGCTGGCGGCGGAGCGCAAGGCGATCACGGCAAGGCTTGCAGCGATGAAGGACGGCGCGCGCGTCGAGATCGGCTCGGGCAAGGCACGGCTGATCGTGCCGGCCAATGCCGACGATCTGGCCAAGGTGCTCGACAACGAGCCGGGCGCGACGCTGGTCGCCGGTTCCACCGATGTCGGCCTTTGGGTGACCAAGCATATGCGCGATATCGCGCCGGCCGTCTTCATCGGCAATCTCGATGGGCTGTGCGCGATATCCGAGGACAAGGGCGTGATCTCGATCGGCGCCGGCGTCACCTACTCCGAAGCCTTCGCCATGTTGTCGAAGCGGATCCCGGCGCTCGGCCCGCTGTTCGACCGCATCGGCGGCGAGCAGGTGCGCAACATGGGCACGATCGGCGGCAACATCGCCAACGGCTCGCCGATCGGCGACACGCCGCCGCCGCTGATCGCGCTCGGCGCGCGGCTGACGCTGCGCAAGGGCAAGAAGCGGCGCTCGATCCCGCTCGAAACCTTCTTCATCGCCTATGGCAAGCAGGACCGGCGGCCGGGCGAATTCGTCGAGGCCGTGCATGTGCCAGTGCCGGCCAAGGCAACGAAGTTTGCCGTCTACAAGATCACCAAGCGCCGCGACGAGGACATCACCGCGGCCCTCGGCGCGTTTCACCTCGCACTGGCCAAGGACGGCACCGTCGCCGACATCCGTATCGCCTATGGCGGCATGGCGGCGACGCCGAAGCGGGCTTTCGCCGTCGAGAAGGCGCTGCTCGGCAAGCCGTGGACGGAGGACACCGTTGAGGCCGCGATGGCCGAATACGCGAGGGATTTCACGCCGCTCACCGACATGCGGGCAAGTGCCGAATACCGGGCGCTGGCGGCGAAGAACCTCCTGCTACGCTTCTTTGTCGAGACCACCGGCGCCAAGGCGCCGTTCCAGGTCTCACGCTATGAGGCTGCCTGA